The DNA region TTCAAGATTGCGGATTTTGCTGTCATGCGAAGTGTCTAAGCGCCACCTGCCGCGTCTGTGCGCATGTTGTCGCAAGCGAAGCTGGTGGATATACATTTACCAAGGATATATGCCCTGAGCGTGGTCTCTCCGCACAGTCGTACAGATGCGCCGAATGCAATGCCAGCATAACGTTTAGTAAGCAATGACAATTAATGCCTGCACATCTAAAATGATGGTCAACTTCATAGTCAATTAAAGTTACCTATTTATTAATACATCAGATTACACCATTGATGAACTCGAAAAAATCAGATTGACTCTGTTCACACATTATAGTGTAATAAATTACTTGTGTACCTACATTGATACACTGTTTTTCCCACAAGCTTTCTCCAAAGGATTATTTCTGTCGTGTTTTGGAAGTCCCTTCAAATACACAGGTATATGCTAAGGGTTGCATAGCTGTTACTTTTCAGCACGTCAAGTTTGAAATGATGTACGCTTGTATCTTGTTAATCCGGTATACGTGTTTAAGTTGATTTCACATGAAATTTAATGGTTGATGTAATTGTTTGATATTCTTTTACTAGAGGCGGCCTGGATAGAACCACGCCTTTGTGACTATACTGGGCTGTATTATTGTCAACGCTGCCATTGGAATACTACTGCTCCCATACCTGCCCGCATAATTCGAAATTGGGATATGGAACCTCGAAAGGTATCGCGAGCAGCAGCTCAGCTGTTGGAAATTCTAGAACAGCGTCCAGTCTTGAATCTAGAGCAGCTAAATccaaaattattcacattGGTTCCAGATTTGTCGCTGGTCAAGGTAAAATTGGCGTTTCTAAAgcacgaaatgaaaatacgtGAAATTATAATTGCCATGATAAATCTCACAGAATTATAGGCGATTTATGTAAACTCAACCAAGTCCTGACCctcatattatttatttttcccgaAATTTTTCGGTCGAGTTGACATGGAATGCCGCATACATACCACGTTTCCTCATTTGAATGCatacttttattttagaaGCTACGTGAAGAATTGCAGATGATTAAACGGTACCTGGTATTTTGCCCAAATGCAAATAACGAAGGATTGCCATGGCGTGCTGGCTTGCGCTCACACATGGTAGAAAACTCTGGAAGCTACGCGATCAAAGATTTAATTGATCTTCAGAATGGAACGCTTATAGAGGAAATTCGAGCTGCGCATGATGCTATGCGTACACATATCGCAGAACACTGTAATTTGTGCAGAGCAAGGTTAGCAAAAATGTATTTGCCATGGTATTTACCACATTTAATGAATACATATTCTTCTGATAATATTTAACGTTAATTCATTGCTCTATGCTGTCATCTTTCATTACTTATTTTACGTTACAGGGGTCATTTGTGCGAGTTATGCGGTAATGATGAAGTCATATATCCTTGGGATGCTGGTTCCATTTCTTGTCCTGAGTGTTCGACAGTCTATCACCGTGCTTGCTGGTCAAAGCGCAACCATCATTGTTCAAAATGTTCTCGTATTCAGAAGCGACTTGCTCTAAACCAATGGCAGGAAGACGGTGATTCGCAGGCTGCCGTACAAATAGATGAGGCAAAAGGTACTTCCGAGTTTATAGTTTCtgaaatgattattatcaaCAACCCTAAAATGTAAGCAGAAGGTTAGCTAATTTCGTACGAGGCAAGAAGCCTAAACTGAATCCAATGTCTAAGGGATAATACAGTCGGACTACACATATGGGGTGTCCTGAAACTGAATGCAGAAATTCAAGGGGATAATAGAGGGTGCCAAGCTGGATAAATTCACTGAGGAATTTACCTATAGAGCATATGGTCTCTGAAACAGTAATTGCTAGATACAACTGATTAAACAGCCGCGCTTGGTAGATAACATCTTCGATTCAATGCATCAGTCACTACTTCATCGAGCTCAACTGTGTATCTAAGTAACGAGAGCCTtttataaagtaaaatttaacaCTGAAAGTACTGTTGTTCGAAATTCTTATATTTGGAAGCGTTAAGACTCACATCAGCAGTCGAATGCACTGAGCAACTAGACTGTCAACCGTCAGTACCTACATGACTACGCCTAGCGCGACTTTTTAACCCTTGATATTTCGCAAACGTTGCTCTGTAGATCATATGTTTTCTAGGTCAATTTGTTCAACTCGACACCTTCTATTAACTCCTCAAATTTCTGTAGTTGTGGAACACCCTGTATAGGACCCTTGATTGTTCAGAGTATTATCTATACCCTGCATTACTCTTGAAATATGCCTTTCCAATCCACACGGTCACCGCCTGTGTCAATACATCCACAAATTTTTCCTGAGCTGAGTTGTAGCAAGCAAATGCTCTCGGGTAATCGTTGTACATGCATGTACAGACAGTGACCGTGTGGCTTGGAAAGACACATTTCAAAACAGATTCACGATATAAAGTTAAAATTCCTCCTTGTACCGTAAAAACCTACAATGGTCCCTATTTAGGCATTCTGAACACAAATCACACACTGTACCGTGCAGACAGGCCGTCCATAAACTATGTAATTTCAGGGAAGTATTATAATTTGTTACAGGAGGGGGGGGAGGACACTGTCAGAGCATCTGTTACATGActacaaattgaaaaagtacgaCCTAATTATTTAGATATTCATTACTCTATGAATGTATAAAGAGTAGTGATTTCTTCTcatgaaacttttcaattatCTGTTACATGAATTTTGTGTAGAATAATTTTGTGCAGGATAATTGTATGTAGAATAATTTGGTATAGGCGCAGTCGATGTAGTAACGGTGCATGCTGATAGTGGTATTAATGTACTATAATTCATGAGGTCATGGGGTATCGGAGGAACAAATTATGATCGTATATTCGATGAAGTGACTTCTGATGTCAACTTGAAGATGTTtatacgattaaaaaaaattttttctcgtaatcactcgaacaaaaattaatccaATGAAAGGGTGCTGTTGTAATGTGTGTTTATTTCATGCTAGTTTGTCGATAATCCCCGAGTATGTTGTATGTTGTACAGTGAGTACATACTTCgatctcaatttttataaaatttttcagagaagGTTTCAAGGAATTCGAGCAACTAATAATGTCACCGCTATCGGTTTCATTGAGCAACAGTCTGGCTGAGGTCGAGACAATCAACTGGGCACTTCACGGAACGATATACAGATTTTTATAAGATAATCTGCTAATCTGTCTGGCCCAGCTACATGCCgcaagccccccccccccccccaccccccccaaTCTTTGAATCTGACACATTACGAATGGTTGATTGTAGATACCAAGAACCCAGAGTTCATTGAATACTGAATAAAACATAAACTTAGGGATGATAAtgcctgaaagaaaaaacttgaaatactattgaaaaaactaattttattcataacattatatcaaaaaatactgaaacaaTCCTTTGTTATTAACCTAAACTCTTACACGTATATGGTCTTGATGGACAAATGTACAGCATTCATGTACCAATTGTATAATGCGACCTATATATTAGAATTGTGGAAGGCCTGAATAATAGAGTTTATACTCTCATAGGTTCCCATGAAAAATCCGAAAATACCTATTACTATAATCAGGATGTCCTTTACAAAGGTACAGATGCTAAGGGTGGAGTCCTGCCAGCCTACGACCATCTCGATGATCGGAGGGAATAGTAACGCCAATGCGGTACTACTTACAGCACCCACCAAAGATATGAATAGGTCGAGTCGAGGGATAGCCGCTGCCAGGGCGACTGCAGCCGAGAGAAAAGTAtggttattatacctatattattaaaattgcagattccactgtcaataatataattacattATATGATTACGATTGTACGATACGGTCTTTTTTACAACAAATCCTCTGCCTGCATAAGGAATTTGTTTGTCGAAAGATTAACGACAGTTGGAGCTGTCGTGCACTCTACGGATTACCGAACACGCACATAAATAGTTCTCCGTACCTGGATGCATACTTACACGTAAAAAGGCAGAGAACTGACCGAAAGGCAATCTCAGCAACAGCGGGACATTGAAAAGGCCCAAATTTGTCAATAATTAACGGCCATATAATTTCCACGGGCACGTAAAATTGTAGGGCATATGAGAACAGTATCCCCAAACAGATGGCTATTTTAATGCACTGGGATAATCTACGGAAaatgagagatgaaaaaagaaaacttacaTGTGGCCTGGTATTACGTACAATGATAGAAGTGGTTTGGAACTTCAACTTACATTTGCTCTTTATCAAGATTTAGAGTCACGGATCCTTCAACGAGATCGCCATACTTGAGATAAGCTAGAAAACCTGTCGAAACAAACATGAC from Diprion similis isolate iyDipSimi1 chromosome 3, iyDipSimi1.1, whole genome shotgun sequence includes:
- the LOC124404823 gene encoding differentially expressed in FDCP 8 homolog, whose product is MVDIRSQDDAEHDKKFEREPGYSCGTGASTPSSLSDYVMSEADDSSDSRCAAPFTLRSIETQLVLTRDATPTDLREMVKRCKEMVMESAECSEERKWLVRRLIELRLRAQELREVSSENLLETCVILGHHLVPQKNHAVTYGPIYCDNCSAAVWTMLQSWYMCNDCGFCCHAKCLSATCRVCAHVVASEAGGYTFTKDICPERGLSAQSYRCAECNASITFTFSKGLFLSCFGSPFKYTEAAWIEPRLCDYTGLYYCQRCHWNTTAPIPARIIRNWDMEPRKVSRAAAQLLEILEQRPVLNLEQLNPKLFTLVPDLSLVKITKDCHGVLACAHTW